From a single Brassica oleracea var. oleracea cultivar TO1000 chromosome C5, BOL, whole genome shotgun sequence genomic region:
- the LOC106292864 gene encoding sodium/hydrogen exchanger 3 → MAFGLLNTMLEKSETLLGSDHASVVSMNLFVALLCACIVLGHLLEETRWMNESITALIIGSCTGIVILLISGGKSSRILVFSEDLFFIYLLPPIIFNAGFQVKKKQFFRNFMTIMLFGAIGTLISFAIISLGAMHFFEKMNIGDLTISDYLAIGAIFSATDSVCTLQVLNKDETPLLYSLVFGEGVVNDATSVVLFNAIQRFDLTHINSTIVLEFAGNFFSLFILSTALGVAAGLLSAFTIKKLYFGKIKHSTDREVALMMLIAYLSYMLAELFHLSSILTVFFCGITMSHYTWHNVTDKSKVTTKHTFAALSFLAEIFIFLYVGMDALDIEKWDVVRNSPGQSIGVSAILLGLILLGRAAFVFPLSFLSNLTKSSPDEKIDWKKQVTIWWAGLMRGAVSMALAYNQFTTSGHTKLLGNAIMITSTITVVLFSTVVFGLLTKPLVKHLQPPSKKPSTPMSSFHEPLLNGDGDSSYIENHEPLHRTQGQSDYILEQITLRMFLSTPSRAIHHYWRRFDNAVMRRIFGGRGVSEVVPGSPIDTSVRQLWTEDVENKEQYAEP, encoded by the exons ATGGCATTTGGACTACTAAACACCATGTTGGAAAAGTCAGAGACTTTGTTGGGGTCAGATCATGCATCAGTCGTATCCATGAACTTGTTCGTGGCTCTGCTTTGTGCTTGCATCGTGCTCGGTCACTTACTAGAGGAGACTCGGTGGATGAATGAGTCAATCACCGCTCTTATCATT GGTTCATGTACTGGCATTGTGATCTTGCTTATAAGTGGAGGAAAGAGCTCGAGGATCCTGGTGTTTAGTGAAGATCTCTTCTTCATTTATCTTCTTCCACCGATCATATTCAATGCAGG GTTTCAGGTTAAGAAGAAGCAATTTTTCCGTAACTTCATGACCATTATGTTGTTTGGTGCTATTGGCACTCTCATTTCATTTGCTATCATATCATTAG GTGCAATGCATTTTTTCGAGAAAATGAATATCGGAGATCTTACCATTTCGGATTATCTAG CCATTGGAGCTATATTCTCTGCTACAGATTCTGTTTGCACCTTGCAA GTGCTTAATAAAGATGAGACACCTCTCTTGTACAGTCTTGTCTTTGGAGAAGGTGTAGTAAACGATGCCACATCGGTCGTGCTCTTCAACGCCATACAAAGATTCGACCTAACACACATCAATTCAACCATAGTTTTGGAGTTTGCTGGAAACTTCTTTTCTCTCTTCATCTTAAGCACAGCTCTTGGTGTTGCA GCTGGGTTGCTCAGTGCTTTCACAATCAAGAAGCTCTACTTCGGAAA GATCAAGCACTCTACTGATCGTGAAGTTGCACTTATGATGTTAATAGCATACTTGTCATATATGTTGGCAGAG CTATTCCACTTAAGCTCTATCTTGACTGTGTTCTTCTGTGGGATTACTATGTCTCACTACACATGGCACAATGTTACAGATAAATCAAAGGTCACTACCAA ACACACTTTTGCTGCATTGTCGTTTCTAGCTGAGATCTTTATCTTTCTTTACGTTGGAATGGATGCTCTAGATATCGAAAAATGGGACGTGGTACGCAACAG TCCTGGCCAGTCTATTGGAGTGAGTGCGATACTCCTTGGCCTTATTCTTCTGGGTCGAGCCGCCTTTGTGTTCCCTCTTTCGTTCTTGTCGAACTTGACAAAGTCTTCTCCGGATGAGAAAATAGATTGGAAGAAACAAGTAACCATTTGGTGGGCTGGTCTGATGCGTGGTGCCGTGTCGATGGCTCTTGCTTATAATCAG TTCACGACTTCAGGACACACCAAGCTTCTTGGAAATGCTATAATGATCACCAGCACCATCACTGTTGTTCTTTTCAGTACTGTG GTATTTGGATTGTTAACCAAACCATTAGTCAAACACTTGCAGCCTCCATCAAAGAAGCCCTCCACACCGATGTCATCTTTCCACGAGCCGCTCCTCAATGGCGATGGCGACAGCAGCTACATCGAAAACCACGAGCCTCTGCACCGCACCCAGGGCCAATCAGACTACATCCTTGAACAAATCACTCTAAGAATGTTCTTGAGCACTCCTTCCCGAGCCATTCATCATTACTGGAGGAGATTCGATAACGCGGTTATGCGTCGCATATTTGGAGGCCGTGGCGTTTCAGAGGTAGTTCCTGGCTCACCTATTGATACTAGTGTTCGGCAGCTGTGGACTGAAGACGTAGAGAACAAGGAACAATACGCTGAGCCTTGA